One Polynucleobacter necessarius genomic window, CAATATGTAAGGCGACGATACCCCCAGTCATTCTGTGGGTTTCAACATCATCAAAACCTACTCCCAACATCGTTTCCTTAAGGATGTCTGCATCGGGGTGCATACGAATGGATTCGGCTAGATAACGATAGCTTTCAGAATCCTGAGCAATTTTTTCACCCAACCACGGTAATACTTTGAATGAATATGCGTCGTAGACGGGCTGTAGGAATGCATCTGGCTTTGAGAACTCTAGGACCAATACGCGACCGCCTGGCTTAATTACCCTGGACATCTCGGCAAGCGCGACATCCTTGTGCGTCATATTGCGCAAACCAAACGCAACAGTAACCACATCAAAGTGGTTGCTTGGAAAAGGAATCTTTTCTGCGTCAAATTGCACACAAGGTAAAGCCATACCCCGGTCCAGCAAACGATCTCGGCCTACCCCAAGCATTGAAGCATTAATGTCGCTCAGCCACACCTGTGCATCAGAGTTGCTGCCCCAATCAGCAGCTTTGGCAAAAGCTGCGGCGAGATCACCGGTGCCGCCAGCAATATCCAATATCTTTTGACCAGGGCGCACATTCGCTCTTGCAATGGTAATTTTTTTCCAGACGCGGTGTAGTCCGAGCGACATTAAATCATTCATTACATCGTATTTGCTGGCTACAGAATGAAACACTTCAGCGACTTTTCCAGCCTTTTCGGCTTCATCGACGCTTTGATAACCAAAATGGGTCTTACTCATTAATGACTTCCACAAGAATGGCCTTGCTTAATCATGGGCGCATCACGATCAAGACCTGCGGCTGCTAATTTATTCAAATAGTCCCTCCATACCCACTCTTGGTTTTCGCACAAGAAATGCAAATACTCCCAGGTGTAAAGACCGGAGTCATGTCCATCCGAAAACGTGGGCTTTAAGGCATAGTGCCCTACAGGCTCCATACTGGCGATCGATACCTCGCGTTTGCCAGTTTGCAGTGTCTCCTGTCCTGGTCCATGACCTTGTACCTCAGCGGATGGTGAAAGAACCCTTAACAATTCAAAAGGTAGACGATAAGTGCTGCCATCGTCATAAGAGAGCTCCAAAACCTTTGATTGTTGATGCACAACAATATTCGTCGGAATCATTACACCAATACCCTTTCAATACCGCCTTGATTTGCTTTAGCAACGTAATCTTGCATCCAGTTCTCACAAAGCAATTTTTGAGCCATCTCTACCACGATGTAATCAGCGGTGGTGCCACTATCCGCATTAAAGCGCGTCAGGCCCTGCAAGCAAGATGGGCAGCTAGTGAGCACTTTGACATCACCAGTAAAGTCACCTTTACGCAATTCATTTGCACCCTTTTCCATTTCGATTTGCTTGCGAAAGCGAACTTGCGTCGATATATCTGGGCGAGTCACAGCAAGCGTTCCAGATTCGCCACAGCAACGATCGTTCTTCGCAATAGCTTTGCCATCCTCTAGTTGAATAAGTTCGTTGACAGTCTTTAATGGATCTTGCAACTTCATTGGGGAGTGGCATGGATCGTGATACACATATTTCACACCAGTGACACCAGAAAGCTTGACCCCTTTTTCTGCCAAGAACTCATGAATATCGACAATGCGACAACCTGGGAAAATTTGTTCAAACTGATAACCAGCCAATTGGTCGTAACATGTCCCGCAAGACACTACGACTGTCTTAATATCAAGATAGTTCAGCGTGTTGGCAACTCGATGAAACAAAACACGGTTATCCGCGATCATTTTCTCGGCTTTATCAAAGTCCCCATTGCCACGTTGTGGATAGCCACAGCAAAGGTAGCCCGGAGGCAATACTGTTTGTACGCCAACATTCCATAGCATTGCTTGGGTCGCTAATCCCACCTGCGAAAACAAGCGTTCAGAACCACAACCTGGGAAATAAAACACTGCCTCGGTATCGGCTGAAGTCGTTTTAGGATCACGAATAATCGGCACATAGTTTGCATCCTCAA contains:
- the ubiE gene encoding bifunctional demethylmenaquinone methyltransferase/2-methoxy-6-polyprenyl-1,4-benzoquinol methylase UbiE — protein: MSKTHFGYQSVDEAEKAGKVAEVFHSVASKYDVMNDLMSLGLHRVWKKITIARANVRPGQKILDIAGGTGDLAAAFAKAADWGSNSDAQVWLSDINASMLGVGRDRLLDRGMALPCVQFDAEKIPFPSNHFDVVTVAFGLRNMTHKDVALAEMSRVIKPGGRVLVLEFSKPDAFLQPVYDAYSFKVLPWLGEKIAQDSESYRYLAESIRMHPDADILKETMLGVGFDDVETHRMTGGIVALHIGIKY
- a CDS encoding gamma-butyrobetaine hydroxylase-like domain-containing protein, which produces MIPTNIVVHQQSKVLELSYDDGSTYRLPFELLRVLSPSAEVQGHGPGQETLQTGKREVSIASMEPVGHYALKPTFSDGHDSGLYTWEYLHFLCENQEWVWRDYLNKLAAAGLDRDAPMIKQGHSCGSH